In the Theobroma cacao cultivar B97-61/B2 chromosome 1, Criollo_cocoa_genome_V2, whole genome shotgun sequence genome, one interval contains:
- the LOC18613820 gene encoding uncharacterized protein LOC18613820, whose amino-acid sequence MSDCRSFGSNYHPSSQSRKISIGVTVDSLAKRKTGTTKENEGKLPNTERSKPSTGISTEGKTKGEAVKTAKGRQTEDAEQVKSPWITPRSFHKKSLAPETIFFPEETSNSRQKKLNAMKDVALTHSVQFFSNQTLSPQNVGCNQNKHDGLTYKRKGGKDGNSQTVEDFNFSNAHREFLESDKVVLEDKADKRQNVQTEALKIKLQELLGTVSSPKSQQSSSQSHEFNANNLRPEIITNNMGDTVAKPRQNSDTIETDSDNPDNTIKRPVTRSLTRKRAAAKVQPDKTKVGLSSNQKRRESIFSFGEGRPMKLGGSANGGSSLSRKMKIQKKSSKIDPRRICFPEEDNADEIQQTTYRSETSVPAEKTSLLGNNIESFPGSFNEKSRENFEKVQDKDSVYSPVINKTNQQVNFDNPISPEKGEKQEDLANISLRNVVHTQHDFQSPTFECRTPTLNTSPSPTPKTVDIEQGDCSFVPLERGFIIGNIRSFRTFQCSKPVCNKFIAQSQSPDDAEKHINSSLRNPMPIKENIDAVNEHSEPSSEERWSESFEEGSPIIKRYDCHRENIISPETVIAEKPNLVHCPIKRLQNHEDVGLSEFSPTSPSQKEGVGDGESYWFQEPSEQDQEDELTRAVTLFALALETFKQKMDSATRKKSSEILMSISEEIKSLLLNAESQIESDIWKLTSLSKTKRKRLETRFQEKQEQLKLILEKFMEDIHHHLLDCRSTLEGMETHQIELKGIMKKQKASHQKLLVHVEEAVENQINNAERRITAVHESAREKMLQLKHVIAECLKDSIS is encoded by the exons ATGAGTGACTGTCGAAGTTTTGGCAGCAATTATCATCCATCCAGCCAATCTAGAAAGATATCAATAGGAGTCACTGTAGACTCCTTAGCTAAGAGAAAAACTGGAACCACCAAGGAAAATGAGGGTAAACTGCCGAACACAGAAAGAAGCAAACCTAGCACTGGAATTTCCACTGAGGGAAAAACCAAAGGGGAAGCTGTCAAAACTGCCAAGGGGAGGCAAACTGAAGATGCTGAGCAGGTTAAATCTCCATGGATTACTCCTAGATCCTTTCATAAAAAATCTCTTGCTCCAGAGACTATCTTTTTCCCAGAAGAAACTTCTAACTCTAGACAGAAGAAACTTAATGCAATGAAGGATGTGGCATTAACACATTCAGTTCAGTTTTTTTCAAACCAAACCTTGAGTCCACAGAATGTTGGTTGCAACCAGAATAAGCATGATGGTCTCACCTACAAAAGGAAAGGAGGGAAGGATGGCAACTCACAGACAGTTGaggatttcaatttttcaaatgcACATAGAGAATTTCTTGAGTCAGATAAAGTGGTGTTAGAGGACAAAGCAGATAAAAGACAAAACGTTCAAACTGAAGCTTTGAAAATCAAGCTGCAGGAGTTATTGGGAACTGTTTCTTCACCAAAAAGTCAGCAATCTAGCTCACAGTCTCATGAGTTCAATGCCAATAATTTAAGACCAGAGATAATCACTAATAATATGGGAGACACAGTTGCAAAGCCCAGACAAAAttcagatactatagaaacTGATTCAGACAATCCTGATAACACTATTAAGAGGCCAGTAACCCGTTCTTTGACTCGAAAAAGAGCTGCAGCCAAAGTGCAACCAGACAAAACTAAAGTTGGTTTATCCTCCAATCAGAAACGTCGAGAAAGCATCTTCTCTTTTGGAGAAGGAAGGCCTATGAAGCTAGGTGGTTCTGCCAATGGTGGCTCATCCTTGTccaggaaaatgaaaattcagAAGAAAAGTTCTAAAATTGATCCACGTAGAATCTGTTTTCCTGAAGAGGATAATGCAGATGAGATTCAACAAACAACTTATAGGAGTGAAACTTCAGTGCCTGCAGAGAAGACTTCTTTACTTGGTAATAATATTGAAAGCTTTCCTGGCTCCTTCAATGAGAAAAGTAGAGAAAACTTTGAAAAGGTTCAAGACAAGGATTCTGTGTATTCTCCAGTGATCAACAAGACAAACCAGCAGGTTAATTTTGACAATCCAATATCACcagaaaaaggggaaaaacaagaagatTTAGCTAATATATCTTTGAGGAATGTTGTGCATACACAACATGATTTCCAAAGTCCTACTTTTGAATGCAGAACACCTACTTTAAATACTTCTCCGAGCCCAACACCAAAAACTGTGGATATAGAGCAAGGTGATTGCAGTTTTGTACCGTTAGAGAGAGGATTTATCATAGGAAATATCAGGAGCTTCAGGACTTTCCAATGTTCAAAACCAGTTTGTAATAAATTCATTGCACAATCTCAGTCACCT GATGATGCAGAGAAGCATATCAATTCATCACTTCGGAATCCAATGCCTATTAAGGAAAACATTGATGCAGTAAATGAGCATTCTGAACCATCATCAGAGGAGAGGTGGTCAGAGAGCTTTGAAGAAGGATCGCCCATTATTAAAAGATATGACT GTCACAGAGAAAATATAATCTCACCAGAGACAGTTATTGCTGAGAAACCAAATTTGGTGCATTGTCCAATCAAAAGACTTCAAAACCATGAAGATGTCGGACTTAGTGAATTCAGTCCCACCTCACCCTCTCAAAAAG AAGGGGTTGGGGATGGAGAAAGTTATTGGTTCCAGGAACCCTCAGAACAGGACCAAGAAGATGAACTGACAAG GGCTGTTACATTGTTTGCTTTGGCTTTAGAAACTTTTAAACAGAAAATGGATTCAGCAACTAGAAAGAAGTCCTCTGAGATTTTGATGTCCATTTCTGAGGAGATTAAGTCGTTGCTGCTGAATGCTGAGTCTCAGATTGAATCTGATAT ATGGAAGCTGACTAGTCTCagtaaaacaaaaaggaaacgCCTGGAAACAAGATTTCAAG AGAAACAAGAACAATTGAAGCTGATACTTGAAAAGTTCATGGAGGATATACATCACCATCTTTTGGACTGCAGAAGTACCCTTGAAGGGATGGAAACTCACCAAATTGAGTTGAAGGGAATCATGAAGAAACAAA AAGCATCACACCAGAAGCTTCTCGTGCATGTGGAAGAGGCAGTTGAAAACCAAATTAATAATGCTGAAAGAAGAATCACAGCTGTCCACGAG TCGGCAAGGGAAAAGATGCTCCAGCTAAAACATGTAATAGCTGAGTGCTTGAAAGACAGTATATCCTAG
- the LOC18613821 gene encoding transcription factor PIF3, whose product MAEEASESIQPRMPNHLANLASMCDPEILELVWENGEILIRGLTSKTTKESRFPCSGYFSQYSEALIQREGQTSTGNRSKAGAADSTFGDPLSGLSGLTKLDHRDKNKVNSLGAGYAEHFSELYEDDINVVFEPNKKCYDKELIDSHIVPVNKFKNFKQSYMSKLVKEIPQHTMNSDNVVPQSSFKQSEASVPFMRSKEENPGIDEKRNRVNFSIFLRSPALLKSTHRSSGATRPTSSSPGLAGADEAILEGNVRSEDLKGNARSAPRTSNPVDNMILVEPTNGSKYITSIEKEGTSLASNMKPILPHSEPQNESLPDEQSEAVGNKDTPSNTRFPSRVRAPSSNLAPNTSIKGNPGNGKSIEQMVASSSVCSLGASNCPTYTLKRRYEDTDLSDNAMEEPEGTTKAVPSRGSKGAKRKRKAEVHNLSERRRRDKINEKMRALQELIPNCNKVDKASMLDEAIEYLKTLQLQVQMMSMGTGAYMPPMMLPTVMQQINAQHLAGYSPMAVGMGMRMQMGLGCSPAQFPTTLLLSGTAAALPGITTEARLNMLEVPGQVLLMSMSRSPFVSMAGRFSPQSVQAPAGVSQPPAAQVGLPGAAISLSTPKGSNPTCH is encoded by the exons ATGGCAGAAGAGGCCTCTGAATCAATCCAGCCGAGGATGCCAAACCACTTGGCTAACTTAGCATCCAT GTGTGATCCTGAAATACTGGAGCTGGTATGGGAAAATGGAGAGATTCTCATTCGAGGTTTGACGTCGAAGACAACTAAAGAGAGTCGTTTCCCATGCTCAGGTtatttttctcaatattcCGAGGCTCTAATTCAACGTGAAGGACAAACCTCCACTGGAAATAGATCAAAGGCTGGGGCTGCAGATTCTACGTTCGGTGATCCCTTATCGGGTCTTTCAGGTCTGACAAAATTGGATCATCGTGACAAGAATAAGGTAAATTCTCTGGGAGCTGGTTACGCGGaacatttttcagaattgtaTGAAGATGATATCAATGTTGTTTTCGAACCCAACAAAAAGTGCTACGATAAGGAACTCATAGATTCTCATATTGTTCCTGTgaacaaattcaaaaattttaaacaaagcTACATGTCCAAGCTCGTGAAAGAGATTCCCCAGCATACCATGAATAGCGATAACGTGGTACCTCAGTCTTCCTTTAAGCAATCTGAAGCTTCTGTTCCATTCATGAGATCGAAGGAGGAAAACCCAGGGATTGATGAGAAAAGGAACAGGGTGAACTTTTCCATCTTCTTAAGATCTCCAGCTCTACTTAAATCTACCCATCGAAGCTCTGGTGCAACAAGACCAACGAGCAGCAGTCCAGGTTTAGCAGGAGCTGATGAGGCTATTTTGGAAGGCAATGTGAGATCTGAGGATTTAAAAGGCAACGCGAGATCTGCTCCAAGAACTAGCAATCCCGTTGACAACATGATTCTGGTAGAGCCAACTAATGGCTCAAAATATATTACAAGtattgaaaaagaaggaaCTTCTTTGGCAAGCAACATGAAGCCAATATTACCTCATTCTGAGCCTCAAAATGAGTCGCTTCCTGATGAGCAATCTGAAGCCGTTGGCAATAAAGATACCCCTTCAAATACGAGATTTCCTAGTAGGGTTCGTGCCCCGTCGTCAAACTTAGCGCCAAATACATCCATTAAAGGAAATCCTGGTAATGGAAAATCTATTGAGCAAATGGTTGCATCATCTTCGGTATGTTCGCTTGGGGCTTCAAATTGTCCAACATATACTTTGAAAAGGAGATATGAAGACACTGATCTCAGTgat AATGCAATGGAAGAACCCGAGGGCACGACAAAAGCAGTGCCATCACGGGGAAGCAAAGGTGCTAAGAGAAAGCGAAAAGCAGAAGTTCACAACCTATCTGAAAGG AGGCGAAGAGATAAAATCAACGAGAAGATGCGTGCATTGCAAGAGCTCATACCCAACTGTAATAAG GTGGATAAAGCTTCGATGCTTGATGAGGCAATTGAGTATTTAAAGACCCTTCAGCTCCAAGTTCAG ATGATGTCAATGGGAACTGGGGCTTATATGCCTCCGATGATGTTACCTACGGTAATGCAGCAGATAAATGCACAACATTTGGCTGGTTATTCTCCCATGGCTGTTGGGATGGGTATGAGGATGCAAATGGGTCTTGGGTGCAGCCCAGCACAGTTCCCAACAACTTTACTATTGTCAGGAACTGCCGCAGCTCTGCCTGGGATCACAACGGAAGCTAGACTCAACATGCTTGAGGTCCCTGGTCAGGTGTTATTAATGTCGATGTCACGTTCACCGTTTGTATCTATGGCTGGAAGATTCTCCCCACAATCGGTCCAGGCCCCTGCTGGGGTATCTCAACCTCCTGCCGCGCAAGTGGGACTTCCAGGTGCTGCTATTTCCCTATCTACACCAAAGGGTTCAAATCCAACATGTCATTAA